In the Drosophila biarmipes strain raj3 chromosome X, RU_DBia_V1.1, whole genome shotgun sequence genome, one interval contains:
- the LOC122818624 gene encoding uncharacterized protein LOC122818624, protein MRRIKNMKPKTLLHLNEYCLWQIFLQIKRNCERNQDPTSGFNIVKYLDLINFISCSDVFKMYIWQWDRDLLQKLGIVFEILGDGRIMTIDLEQVYELWQSESPGQKEIFWQLCVSAIRENKELETIRVVYQPTRYYGEHLECFEALMNAIGQKKGLRRLDIVLNGYCFQNLPRAKELEIVTVNAGMDAADLVELCRCNQSLRFLSFTGPALYGRFSDIVPYCNQLRNVDLTMKTDADASEYATLAKLPQLMSLILRGYHRRGTLAKLFQDLAGKCLVQLVVRDTLIHEEETQPMARIHSLRTTQSGFYDAQAIAPLARQRNLQYVAIYVQPDQYLETDRLVDLLRNGTKVRFIKEHWRLLVKYEERWGKLELSLERYWALKESYWKLIYHITPIIRLLNVVYLTISGEFTADMLHILCHSLAKKKLQVLKTLEIKMCSKFSEKHGISVASIPSLATFVCDTEALGGKINFMRKQRPFSL, encoded by the exons ATGAGAAGAATAAAGAATATGAAACCGAAAACCTTATTGCACCTGAACGAATACTGTTTGTGGCAGATATTCCTGCAGATCAAGAGGAACTGCGAGAGGAACCAGGACCCGACGAGCGGATTTAACATTGTGAAGTATTTGGATCTCATAAATTTCATTAGCTGTAGCGATGTCTTCAAAATGTACATATGGCAGTGGGATCGGGATCTTCTCCAGAAACTGGGCATTGTGTTTGAGATCTTGGGTGATGGCCGCATCATGACCATCGACTTGGAGCAGGTATACGAACTATGGCAAAGTGAGTCCCCAGggcaaaaggaaatattttggcaACTATGTGTAAGTGCGATCCGGGAGAACAAGGAACTGGAAACCATCAGGGTGGTGTACCAACCAACTCGATACTATGGCGAGCATCTGGAATGTTTCGAAGCCCTCATGAATGCCATCGGCCAGAAGAAGGGTCTTCGCAGACTGGACATTGTTCTCAATG GATACTGCTTTCAGAACTTGCCAAGAGCCAAGGAATTAGAAATAGTCACGGTGAACGCTGGAATGGATGCCGCAGACTTGGTGGAACTCTGTCGATGCAATCAGAGCCTACGTTTTCTCAGTTTCACCGGTCCAGCGTTATATGGCCGGTTCTCGGACATTGTGCCGTACTGCAACCAACTCAGAAATGTGGACTTGACCATGAAGACCGATGCAGATGCATCTGAGTATGCCACTCTGGCGAAGTTGCCTCAACTTATGAGTCTGATATTAAGGGGATACCATCGACGGGGAACTCTGGCCAAACTGTTTCAAGATCTCGCTGGGAAGTGCCTTGTACAACTAGTTGTGAGGGACACTTTGATACATGAGGAAGAAACCCAACCGATGGCCAGGATACACAGTTTAAGGACAACGCAAAGCGGATTTTACGATGCACAGGCTATTGCCCCCTTGGCCCGTCAAAGGAACCTCCAATATGTCGCCATATATGTTCAGCCTGATCAATATCTCGAGACGGATAGGTTGGTGGACTTGTTGAGGAACGGCACCAAAGTGCGTTTTATAAAGGAGCATTGGCGGTTGCTAGTAAAATACGAAGAGCGGTGGGGAAAACTGGAATTGTCACTTGAGCGATACTGGGCTCTCAAGGAAAGCTATTGGAAGCTTATCTATCATATAACTCCAATTATCCGTCTACTAAATGTCGTTTACTTGACCATTTCAGGGGAATTTACTGCCGACATGTTACATATTTTATGTCATAGCTTGGCAAAGAAAAAGTTACAGGTTCTGAAGACCctagaaattaaaatgtgcTCTAAGTTTAGCGAAAAACATGGAATTTCTGTTGCCTCCATTCCATCTTTAGCAACATTTGTTTGTGACACTGAAGCTTTAGGCggaaaaataaactttatgaGAAAACAGAGACCATTTtctctataa